In a genomic window of Cerasicoccus sp. TK19100:
- a CDS encoding vWA domain-containing protein: MRFVYPEIFWGGLGFLVLLLAVFVWSNWRAKRRMRLFLGPAIQRVANLRAIYARSRLKALLFLLGLLMILIGLARPVLEPEDQEIKRIGMDYFIVLDGSKSMLATDMESNRLEASKRAIKKLLEASKGDRVGLVVFAGKGFLRAPLTFDFAAYNLVLDHVSASNTYPGGTNLEGGLERVADAMADMDLKHKAVIVISDGEELEGDAVGFARQMYNEHGIVTHAVAAGTMTGAKIELSRRGDRVYYQRDAYGTEVTSRMDRSLLRRVAEAGRGKFIELDEDGDALVDLYYESLKPLGDEADVTTMKGYVEFFPIPLLIGLALLLVQTVIPEKNIRHTPRAILTDE, from the coding sequence ATGAGGTTCGTTTATCCGGAAATTTTTTGGGGCGGGCTTGGCTTTCTGGTCTTGTTGCTCGCGGTCTTTGTCTGGTCGAACTGGCGGGCCAAGCGGCGCATGCGTTTGTTCCTCGGGCCGGCGATTCAACGCGTGGCAAACCTCCGCGCCATCTATGCGCGCAGCCGGTTGAAGGCGCTGTTGTTTTTGCTCGGTCTGCTGATGATTTTAATTGGCTTGGCGCGACCGGTGTTGGAGCCTGAAGACCAGGAAATCAAGCGCATCGGCATGGACTACTTTATCGTGCTGGATGGCTCCAAGAGCATGCTCGCGACCGATATGGAGAGCAACCGGCTGGAGGCCTCGAAGCGGGCCATTAAAAAACTGCTGGAGGCATCCAAGGGCGACCGCGTGGGGCTGGTGGTGTTTGCCGGAAAAGGCTTTTTGCGCGCCCCGCTGACCTTCGATTTCGCCGCGTATAATCTCGTGCTGGACCACGTGAGCGCGAGCAATACCTACCCGGGCGGCACGAATCTAGAGGGCGGCCTGGAGCGCGTGGCCGACGCCATGGCCGACATGGACCTGAAGCACAAGGCCGTGATCGTCATCTCCGACGGCGAGGAGCTGGAGGGGGACGCCGTGGGCTTTGCACGCCAAATGTATAACGAGCACGGCATCGTTACGCACGCCGTGGCCGCTGGCACGATGACGGGTGCGAAGATCGAGCTGAGCCGTCGCGGCGACCGCGTTTATTATCAGCGCGATGCGTATGGCACCGAGGTCACTTCGCGCATGGACCGCTCGCTGCTGCGCCGCGTGGCCGAGGCCGGGCGCGGTAAGTTTATCGAGCTCGACGAAGACGGCGACGCGCTCGTGGACCTCTATTACGAATCGCTGAAGCCGCTTGGCGACGAGGCCGACGTGACCACGATGAAAGGTTATGTTGAGTTTTTCCCGATTCCGTTGTTAATTGGTTTGGCACTGCTCTTGGTGCAGACCGTGATTCCCGAAAAGAACATCCGCCACACGCCGCGCGCAATTTTGACCGATGAGTAA